Proteins encoded in a region of the Salipiger sp. CCB-MM3 genome:
- a CDS encoding MerR family transcriptional regulator has product MPKLFEDDRNYLLGDPELEIIGDREKLAQWRHKMKGPAFYRLGRKIIYRGSDLNAWVAANRVDPSKNA; this is encoded by the coding sequence TTGCCCAAACTCTTCGAAGACGATCGCAACTACCTGCTCGGCGATCCCGAGCTCGAGATCATCGGCGATCGCGAGAAACTCGCCCAGTGGCGTCACAAGATGAAAGGCCCGGCGTTCTACCGGTTGGGCCGCAAGATCATCTACCGCGGCTCCGACCTGAACGCCTGGGTCGCGGCGAACCGCGTCGATCCGTCGAAGAACGCGTAG
- a CDS encoding helix-turn-helix transcriptional regulator, whose translation MSKKTREPRGALDLFSAAGLSDHALPAVGNLKCAAPAAKPARKPKKKAISPISVEGAQNERYLRDSAVAQRYGVSRQTVWRWAAQGALPEPIKLSEGVTRWRVSDLLAHEASLPKSAKAKVVRSRRMKTTREGGQS comes from the coding sequence ATGTCGAAAAAGACGCGCGAGCCCCGCGGGGCCCTCGACCTGTTTTCCGCCGCCGGACTGTCGGATCATGCCCTTCCCGCGGTCGGCAACCTGAAGTGCGCGGCTCCGGCCGCTAAGCCCGCTCGCAAGCCCAAGAAGAAAGCCATCTCTCCCATTTCCGTGGAGGGGGCGCAGAACGAGCGCTACTTGCGGGACTCGGCGGTGGCTCAGCGCTACGGAGTATCCCGCCAGACGGTGTGGCGCTGGGCGGCGCAGGGCGCGCTGCCGGAACCGATCAAGCTCTCGGAAGGTGTCACGCGCTGGCGCGTGTCCGACCTCCTCGCCCACGAGGCCTCTCTGCCGAAGAGCGCGAAGGCAAAGGTGGTTCGCTCGCGCCGCATGAAAACCACCAGGGAAGGGGGGCAGTCGTGA